The Triticum aestivum cultivar Chinese Spring chromosome 3A, IWGSC CS RefSeq v2.1, whole genome shotgun sequence genome includes a region encoding these proteins:
- the LOC123061140 gene encoding uncharacterized protein, whose translation MVLLLGPEYYFQDPKGEKIPPDLCSLSSLFHSYSSRKHDKHHKRSLPPLAPCIPFSLQTRPGAGPTTSSVYLLPREVTLLRADLEAAPPHRHNCTTNVLLTTQASSRSSCPTILKGKTAPVLNFLSSHVITK comes from the exons ATGGTACTTTTACTGGGACCAGAGTATTACTTCCAG GATCCAAAAGGTGAAAAGATCCCTCCAGATCTCTGCAGTCTCTCAAGTTTATTTCATTCTTATTCGTCCAGGAAGCATGACAAGCACCACAAAAGGTCTCTCCCTCCCTTGGCTCCTTGCATTCCCTTCTCCTTGCAGACCAGGCCGGGCGCTGGGCCAACCACTTCGTCTGTCTACCTCCTTCCCCG AGAAGTTACCCTATTGCGGGCTGACCTGGAGGCGGCTCCTCCACATCGACACAATTGCACGACCAACGTGCTACTGACCACGCAAGCTTCCTCAAGGAGCTCGTGCCCAACGATACTGAAAGGAAAAACTGCTCCAGTTTTGAACTTCTTATCCAGTCATGTTATTACTAAGTGA